AGGGCAAAAACCATCTCCTTCTCAGGGTGCCTCACCCAGCTGTTCCTCTTTCTTTCACTTGGCTCCTCTGAATGTTTCTTACTAGCTACTATGGCCTGTGACCGGTACCTGGCCATCTGCCGCCCACTGCACTACCCAGCCATTATGGATTCAAGGCTGTGCCTACATCTGGCTCTCAGTGCCTGGCTTGGGGGCTTCTTGGCCTCCTTTGTATCCATAGCTCTCATCTCCCGCCTCAGGTTCTGTGGCCCCAATGCCCTCAACCACTTCTTCTGTGATGTCTCACCCCTGCTGCAACTCTCCTGCTCAGACACCACTGCCATTGAAATGCTGGACTTTGTGGCAGCTCTGGCAGTGCTTGCGACCTCTCTGATAGTGACCTCAGTCTCCTATGCCCGCATCCTTGCCACTGTCCTGAGGATTCCAGGGGGAGCCGGCCGCAGGAAGGCTTTCTCCACATGTGCCTCCCACTTGGTGGTGGTCTTAATCttctacaccaccaccaccttcatGTATGCCCGGCCTCATGCCATAAGTTCCTTCGACCTCAACAAGCTGGTATCTGTGATCTACTCAGTAGTGACTCCCCTCCTGAACCCTATAATCTACTGCCTGAGGAACCGTGACATCAGGGAGGCACTTACCAAGCTCCTCCAGAACCCTTGGTTCTCCTGAATGCCAGTTTCTGGGTCCACTGGAGCGGTGGatccctctgctctgctctgacaTACCCACCAGCCACTCAGGGCTGTACTCTACCTTGTCGATGGGGATAGGTCCATCCTTTCCCCACAGTTCAGAGTATCCAAGGGCACAATGTGGCTATTAGCCAGCAACAAACAACAAGAAGAGGTGACCGAGACCTAGAGACTCTGGACTCTTCTAGGAAACTCAGCCCTGACCCATGGACAGCTGCTCTTGTTAGCAGCCCTGGCAAGTCCTTTGTTCTGAAAAACCTCAGTTCAGAGTCCAAaggaagttccctgtctactgtcAGGATCTGGGCTTTATGTCCTTTCCCTGACCAGCCCCGAATGCCCTCCTTCTAAGACCCTGGCCTTCTTCGAATAAGATCCCAGCTCCTGGCCAGGTGGAAGGGTTCCAGCCAGGGCAGGCCACGTTACTGAAGATGCAGAAGCTCCTTTGCCTCAGAAACAAGGATGTCTTATTACATCTTCTTGCACAAAGCTTGGTAGACATGACGTAAATGGCACACACGCACCTGCCCTCTCTTACTTTTGTGGGGCACGAGGACAGTAATCCGAGCTTTCCCCTTCCCGGTGGTTGTCATTGTTAGCCAGGCCAAGttctttcttggtggtggtgttatcCTTTTCCTTCATGAAAGCC
The DNA window shown above is from Cricetulus griseus strain 17A/GY chromosome 3, alternate assembly CriGri-PICRH-1.0, whole genome shotgun sequence and carries:
- the LOC100753481 gene encoding olfactory receptor 226, producing the protein MSNCNNTLVTEFILLGFPELCHLRGLLFGLFLIIYVVTVLENLVIVGTISASRQLHLPMYFFLANLSVLETLYTTVTVPKLLAGLLARAKTISFSGCLTQLFLFLSLGSSECFLLATMACDRYLAICRPLHYPAIMDSRLCLHLALSAWLGGFLASFVSIALISRLRFCGPNALNHFFCDVSPLLQLSCSDTTAIEMLDFVAALAVLATSLIVTSVSYARILATVLRIPGGAGRRKAFSTCASHLVVVLIFYTTTTFMYARPHAISSFDLNKLVSVIYSVVTPLLNPIIYCLRNRDIREALTKLLQNPWFS